One genomic window of Microbacterium sp. BH-3-3-3 includes the following:
- the katG gene encoding catalase/peroxidase HPI, with product MSDALNGCPVFHDGAAPDDNRLPVGEAPADSEPAGALPHPTQGSANRVWWPESLNVKILAKNNALRDPLGTDFDYRAAFEALDLAAVKSDIQQVMTTSQDWWPADFGHYGPLMIRMAWHSAGTYRVTDGRGGSGAGMQRFAPLNSWPDNVNLDKARRLLWPIKKKYGQSISWADLMILAGNVALEDMGFPTFGFAGGRTDVWEPDDDVYWGPETTWLGDERYTGNRELERPLAAVQMGLIYVNPEGPNGNPDPQLSAHDIRETFGRMAMNDEETVALIAGGHTFGKTHGAASDSHVGVNPEAADINDQGLGWKNSHGTGKGDDTITSGLEVTWTYHPTRWDNEFFHILFAYEWELFQSPAGAHQWRPKNGGGADMVPEAHSDGRREPRMLTSDLALRVDPAYEKISRRFAEDPAAFQDAFARAWFKLTHRDMGPRERYLGSEVPAEVLVWQDPVPAVDHALIDAADAAALKQRILDSGLTVPQLVTTTWAAASTFRGSDKRGGVNGARIRLEPQKSWTVNNPEQLASVLSVLENIKADFDAQAADGKKVSIADLLVLAGNAGVEQAARAGGVEVEVPFTPGRTDATQEQTEIESFRWLEPVADGFRNYASRDARLPAEFLLLDKANLLTLTAPEMTVLVGGLRAIGANWDGSDWGVFTDTPGALTNDVFANLLDLGTTWKPLDSGKHAFQGTKDGSGETVGIGTRVDLVFSSNSELRALAEVYASDDAKQKFVRDFVAAWQKVTELDRFDLV from the coding sequence ATGAGCGACGCTCTGAACGGGTGCCCCGTCTTCCACGATGGAGCCGCCCCCGACGACAACCGACTGCCCGTGGGCGAAGCCCCCGCCGACAGCGAGCCCGCCGGCGCCCTGCCCCACCCGACCCAGGGTTCCGCCAACCGCGTGTGGTGGCCCGAGTCGCTGAACGTGAAGATCCTCGCGAAGAACAACGCGCTGCGCGACCCGCTCGGCACGGACTTCGACTACCGCGCCGCGTTCGAGGCGCTCGACCTCGCCGCCGTCAAGAGCGACATCCAGCAGGTCATGACGACCTCGCAGGACTGGTGGCCGGCCGACTTCGGGCACTACGGCCCCCTCATGATCCGCATGGCGTGGCACAGCGCCGGCACCTACCGCGTGACCGACGGTCGCGGCGGTTCGGGCGCGGGCATGCAGCGCTTCGCGCCGCTGAACAGCTGGCCCGACAACGTCAACCTCGACAAGGCTCGCCGCCTGCTCTGGCCCATCAAGAAGAAGTACGGCCAGTCGATCTCATGGGCCGACCTCATGATCCTCGCCGGCAACGTCGCGCTCGAGGACATGGGCTTCCCGACCTTCGGCTTCGCCGGCGGCCGCACCGACGTGTGGGAGCCGGACGACGACGTGTACTGGGGCCCCGAGACCACGTGGCTCGGCGACGAGCGTTACACGGGCAACCGCGAGCTGGAGCGCCCGCTCGCGGCCGTGCAGATGGGCCTCATCTACGTCAACCCCGAGGGCCCCAACGGCAACCCCGACCCGCAGCTGTCGGCCCACGACATCCGCGAGACGTTCGGCCGCATGGCCATGAACGACGAAGAGACCGTCGCCCTCATCGCCGGTGGTCACACCTTCGGTAAGACGCACGGTGCCGCGAGCGACTCGCACGTCGGCGTGAACCCCGAGGCCGCCGACATCAACGACCAGGGTCTCGGCTGGAAGAACAGCCACGGCACGGGCAAGGGCGACGACACCATCACCAGTGGTCTCGAAGTCACCTGGACCTACCACCCGACCCGGTGGGACAACGAGTTCTTCCACATCCTCTTCGCCTACGAGTGGGAGCTCTTCCAGAGCCCGGCGGGCGCCCACCAGTGGCGTCCGAAGAACGGTGGCGGCGCCGATATGGTGCCCGAGGCGCACTCCGACGGACGCCGCGAGCCGCGCATGCTCACGAGCGACCTGGCGCTGCGCGTCGACCCGGCGTACGAGAAGATCTCGCGCCGCTTCGCCGAGGACCCGGCCGCCTTCCAGGACGCCTTCGCCCGCGCCTGGTTCAAGCTGACCCACCGCGACATGGGCCCGCGCGAGCGTTACCTCGGCTCCGAGGTCCCCGCCGAGGTGCTCGTCTGGCAGGACCCCGTGCCCGCCGTCGACCACGCGCTCATCGACGCCGCCGACGCGGCGGCGCTGAAGCAGCGGATCCTCGACAGCGGCCTGACGGTGCCGCAGCTGGTCACCACGACCTGGGCCGCCGCATCCACCTTCCGCGGCAGCGACAAGCGCGGTGGCGTGAACGGCGCCCGCATCCGCCTCGAGCCGCAGAAGAGCTGGACGGTCAACAACCCCGAGCAGCTGGCATCCGTGCTCTCGGTGCTCGAGAACATCAAGGCCGACTTCGACGCGCAGGCGGCGGACGGCAAGAAGGTCTCGATCGCCGACCTGCTCGTGCTCGCCGGTAACGCCGGTGTCGAGCAGGCCGCTCGCGCGGGCGGTGTCGAGGTCGAGGTGCCCTTCACCCCGGGCCGCACCGACGCGACGCAGGAGCAGACCGAGATCGAGTCGTTCCGCTGGCTCGAGCCGGTCGCCGACGGCTTCCGCAACTACGCCTCGCGCGACGCGCGGCTGCCCGCGGAGTTCCTGCTGCTCGACAAGGCCAACCTGTTGACGCTCACCGCGCCCGAGATGACCGTGCTGGTCGGAGGCCTCCGGGCCATCGGCGCGAACTGGGACGGCTCCGACTGGGGCGTCTTCACCGACACCCCCGGTGCGCTGACGAACGACGTGTTCGCCAACCTGCTCGACCTCGGCACGACGTGGAAGCCGCTCGACAGCGGCAAGCACGCGTTCCAGGGCACCAAGGACGGCTCGGGCGAGACGGTCGGGATCGGCACCCGCGTCGACCTGGTGTTCTCGTCGAACTCCGAGCTGCGCGCGCTCGCCGAGGTCTACGCCTCGGACGACGCGAAGCAGAAGTTCGTGCGCGACTTCGTCGCCGCCTGGCAGAAGGTCACCGAGCTCGACCGCTTCGACCTGGTCTGA
- a CDS encoding Fur family transcriptional regulator — MLDSQPDATADALIRGAGLRVTATRVAVLEALRARPHATADAVFDGIRGTLPGTSKQSVYNALGDFADAGLARRIEPAGHAGTFELRVGDNHHHVVCTGCGRIDDVDCVVGAAPCLHMPEQSGFLIETAEVTFWGVCSDCRAKSEAEKPRGSR; from the coding sequence ATGCTCGACAGTCAGCCGGACGCCACCGCGGATGCCCTCATCCGTGGCGCGGGTCTGCGGGTGACGGCGACACGCGTCGCCGTGCTCGAGGCGCTCCGCGCCCGGCCGCACGCCACCGCCGACGCGGTGTTCGACGGGATCCGGGGCACCCTCCCCGGAACCAGCAAACAGTCCGTGTACAACGCGCTCGGCGACTTCGCCGACGCGGGACTCGCCCGCCGCATCGAACCCGCCGGCCACGCCGGCACCTTCGAACTGCGCGTGGGCGACAACCACCACCACGTGGTGTGCACCGGCTGCGGACGCATCGACGACGTGGACTGCGTCGTCGGTGCGGCTCCCTGTCTGCACATGCCGGAGCAGAGCGGCTTTCTCATCGAAACCGCCGAGGTGACGTTCTGGGGCGTGTGCTCCGATTGTCGAGCGAAGTCCGAAGCCGAAAAACCGAGAGGATCCCGATGA
- a CDS encoding stage II sporulation protein M codes for MDLDALTAARRDEWSRLDDLGRRRRLSGPEVDELVTRYRAASADLADIKTSAGRTPQGDYVSLLLARTRLRLTGVRENVLKQFPRFFLQQLPAALYRVRWMTLAVTVFFVAVATLVALWISNDPAAVAALGSQSELQNYADERFVDYYRENPNAIFAGTVWTNNAWIAAQCVLFGVTGFWPAMVIMQNAVGVGQSAAIMIAFDRADVFFQFILPHGLLELTAIFVAGAAGLQIFWAWVAPGRRTRAAALAAAGRSLATVAVGLVFALALSGLVEGFVTPRDWPWPIKIAIGALALGVFLFYMLWVGRRAAAAGETGDLTEYEAGTPTLTAG; via the coding sequence ATGGACCTCGACGCCCTCACGGCCGCCCGACGAGACGAGTGGTCCCGCCTCGACGATCTCGGCCGTCGGCGCCGGTTGAGCGGCCCCGAGGTCGACGAACTCGTCACGCGCTACCGCGCGGCATCGGCCGACCTGGCCGACATCAAGACCTCGGCCGGACGCACGCCGCAGGGCGACTACGTCTCGCTGCTGCTCGCCCGCACGCGTCTGCGGCTGACGGGCGTGCGGGAGAACGTGCTGAAGCAGTTCCCGCGCTTCTTCCTGCAGCAGCTGCCCGCGGCGCTGTACCGGGTGCGGTGGATGACGCTGGCGGTGACGGTGTTCTTCGTCGCCGTCGCCACCCTCGTCGCCCTCTGGATCTCGAACGACCCCGCCGCGGTGGCCGCGCTCGGCTCGCAGAGCGAGCTGCAGAACTACGCCGACGAGCGCTTCGTCGACTACTACCGCGAGAATCCCAACGCGATCTTCGCCGGGACGGTCTGGACCAACAACGCGTGGATCGCGGCGCAGTGCGTGCTATTCGGGGTGACCGGCTTCTGGCCGGCGATGGTGATCATGCAGAACGCCGTGGGCGTGGGGCAGTCGGCCGCGATCATGATCGCCTTCGACCGCGCCGACGTGTTCTTCCAGTTCATCCTCCCGCACGGCCTGTTGGAGCTCACCGCGATCTTCGTCGCGGGGGCGGCGGGTCTGCAGATCTTCTGGGCCTGGGTCGCCCCCGGCCGACGCACGCGCGCCGCGGCTCTGGCGGCGGCCGGACGATCGCTGGCCACGGTGGCGGTGGGGCTCGTGTTCGCCCTGGCGCTGTCGGGACTGGTCGAGGGCTTCGTCACGCCCCGCGACTGGCCGTGGCCCATCAAGATCGCCATCGGCGCGCTCGCGCTGGGCGTGTTCCTGTTCTACATGCTGTGGGTGGGCCGGAGGGCTGCGGCCGCGGGCGAGACGGGCGATCTCACCGAGTACGAGGCGGGGACTCCGACCCTCACCGCCGGCTGA
- a CDS encoding RDD family protein, producing MASSSTPGPSVALVHTGADETLTGEAVALDVQPLGFFLRAVGCLIDMVVGFALLLGGGLLIATMVVGATLPESAVGIAVVTLLVVVMVALPTTVETLSRGRSLGRLVVGGRIVRTDGGAAGFRQAFIRSLVGVLELWFTLGAIAAVVGMFTPRSQRLGDLLAGTSSERTRTRPLPPPAPGIPPGLESWAAIADVSRLPDRLAARMSTFVRGADALDPASRARVAAALAEAVRPFVSPLPPTDPETLVRAVSTVRRDREYRALLLENQRAAALTERV from the coding sequence ATGGCATCGTCGTCGACCCCCGGACCTTCGGTCGCACTCGTGCACACGGGTGCGGACGAGACCCTCACCGGCGAGGCCGTCGCCCTCGACGTCCAACCCCTCGGGTTCTTCCTGCGGGCGGTCGGCTGCCTCATCGACATGGTGGTGGGCTTCGCGCTCCTGCTCGGTGGCGGCCTGCTGATCGCGACCATGGTCGTGGGAGCGACGCTGCCCGAGAGCGCGGTCGGGATCGCCGTGGTCACCCTGCTCGTCGTCGTCATGGTCGCGCTGCCCACGACGGTGGAAACCCTGTCGCGCGGACGCAGCCTCGGCCGCCTCGTGGTCGGTGGGCGCATCGTCCGCACCGACGGCGGCGCGGCGGGGTTCCGTCAGGCGTTCATCCGCTCCCTCGTCGGCGTGCTCGAGCTGTGGTTCACCCTCGGGGCGATCGCGGCGGTGGTGGGGATGTTCACGCCCCGCTCCCAGCGCCTGGGCGATCTGCTCGCGGGCACCTCGAGCGAGCGCACGCGCACGCGTCCTCTGCCGCCGCCGGCCCCCGGCATCCCTCCGGGACTCGAATCGTGGGCCGCGATCGCCGACGTCTCGCGCCTGCCCGACCGACTGGCGGCGCGCATGTCGACCTTCGTGCGCGGGGCCGACGCGCTCGACCCGGCCTCGCGCGCGCGGGTCGCCGCCGCGCTGGCCGAGGCGGTCCGCCCGTTCGTGTCGCCCCTGCCCCCGACCGACCCCGAGACGCTCGTGCGGGCCGTGTCGACGGTGCGGCGCGACCGGGAGTACCGGGCGCTGCTGCTCGAGAATCAGCGCGCCGCCGCCCTCACCGAGCGGGTCTGA
- a CDS encoding DUF3499 family protein, whose amino-acid sequence MRDRLCSKVACAREAMSTLTYDYGDQMAALGPLGPVGDPHAHDLCAIHADRLSVPQGWVVVRHETLRA is encoded by the coding sequence ATGCGCGACAGACTCTGTTCGAAGGTGGCGTGCGCCCGCGAGGCGATGAGCACCCTCACCTACGACTACGGCGACCAGATGGCGGCCCTCGGCCCCCTCGGTCCCGTCGGAGACCCCCACGCGCACGATCTGTGCGCGATCCACGCCGATCGCCTGTCGGTTCCGCAGGGGTGGGTCGTCGTGCGGCACGAGACGCTGCGCGCCTGA
- a CDS encoding DUF5719 family protein, with product MSNRRLARVAATSARVVAGAAVATAAVVGTVVGIAAPWPEYTATPVRLEATPAPSDTVLACDGPLLALGRSADAAGNLSAAAAQQVVSGPADSAAAVTTLTGATADASGDAEALRAAPLDETQTPLAAAGSATAVSDDLTGFAASACRAPLAESWLVGGATTTGANDLVVLANPGEVPATVQLSVYGAQGVSTPPGGRNLVVPPAGRRVVPLAGLLLGEESPVVRVVASGAPVHASLQSALTRVLLPGGSDQVAPIAQADTRLVIPGVEVLTTGQGQAGTVLRLLSPGADATATVTLSPLDAAVAAPAPSQVPLSVGKPTSLDLSGLAAGAYTVEVDASAPVVGATWSTTGFGEGADFAWYSPAPRFISASTIAVAPGVGAAVVLTAEAQDVTVTLAPTDGGAPIVATVAAGTSVAVPAAAGAYRLETSAAVHAAVTYSGAGALASYPLWPADAAASALTILP from the coding sequence ATGAGCAACCGTCGCTTGGCCCGCGTGGCGGCCACCAGCGCCCGCGTCGTGGCCGGCGCCGCCGTCGCCACGGCGGCGGTGGTGGGAACCGTGGTCGGCATCGCCGCCCCCTGGCCCGAGTACACGGCCACCCCTGTGCGCCTGGAGGCGACGCCCGCTCCCTCCGACACCGTGCTCGCGTGCGACGGCCCCCTGCTCGCCCTGGGGCGCAGCGCCGACGCCGCCGGCAACCTCAGCGCCGCCGCCGCCCAGCAGGTCGTCAGCGGACCCGCCGACAGTGCCGCGGCGGTCACCACGCTCACCGGCGCCACGGCCGACGCGTCAGGCGACGCCGAGGCCCTCCGCGCGGCACCGCTCGACGAGACCCAGACCCCTCTGGCCGCCGCGGGGTCGGCGACCGCCGTGTCGGACGATCTGACCGGGTTCGCGGCATCCGCGTGCCGCGCCCCCCTCGCGGAGTCGTGGCTGGTCGGAGGCGCGACGACCACCGGCGCGAACGACCTGGTCGTGCTCGCCAACCCCGGCGAGGTGCCCGCGACGGTGCAGCTGTCGGTCTACGGTGCGCAGGGCGTGTCGACGCCTCCGGGCGGGCGCAACCTCGTCGTGCCCCCCGCCGGTCGCCGCGTGGTGCCCCTGGCGGGGCTCCTGCTGGGCGAAGAGAGCCCGGTCGTGCGCGTGGTCGCCTCGGGCGCTCCGGTGCACGCGTCGCTGCAGTCCGCCCTCACCCGCGTGCTGCTGCCCGGCGGGAGCGACCAGGTCGCCCCGATCGCGCAGGCCGACACGCGGCTGGTGATCCCGGGCGTCGAGGTGCTCACCACCGGTCAGGGGCAGGCCGGCACGGTGCTGCGTCTGCTGTCGCCCGGCGCCGACGCCACCGCCACGGTGACCCTGTCGCCGCTGGACGCCGCGGTCGCCGCCCCCGCTCCGAGTCAGGTTCCGCTGAGCGTCGGCAAACCCACCTCGCTCGACCTGTCGGGTCTGGCCGCCGGTGCGTACACCGTCGAGGTCGACGCCTCGGCTCCGGTCGTGGGCGCGACGTGGTCGACCACGGGATTCGGCGAGGGTGCCGACTTCGCCTGGTACTCCCCGGCACCGCGCTTCATCTCGGCGAGCACCATCGCCGTGGCTCCCGGCGTGGGCGCCGCGGTCGTGCTGACCGCCGAAGCCCAAGACGTCACGGTGACCCTCGCCCCGACCGACGGGGGAGCGCCGATCGTGGCGACGGTCGCCGCGGGAACGAGCGTCGCGGTCCCCGCGGCGGCGGGTGCCTATCGTCTCGAGACGAGCGCCGCGGTGCACGCCGCGGTGACCTACTCGGGAGCGGGCGCGCTCGCGTCGTACCCGCTGTGGCCGGCGGATGCCGCCGCCTCGGCGCTGACGATCCTGCCCTGA
- a CDS encoding glycosyltransferase: MPARVHAILVVRPEGRTPAANHLQRTLAALAAQTRPVDALTIVLCGADPALTQLAATSGAEGVITAPAGTSFAAATALATPRLTGDAVWLLAQDTAPDPDALVRLAGALELSPSLVVAAPKLVAWDERDMILSLGVSMNHYGSTVELAAGELDQGQHDGDADVLGTDVRGVLVRRDAWTSLGGLDPALGGADEGLDLGVRARLAGTLVSVVPAARVAVAGDGVAAMARGRRRARRRAFATRTAQLHRRLAYAPAPAVPLHWLSFLPLALWRTVLHLVTKMPYRVLPEWGATLLVMARVAAVARARRRIRAVRTVGWSRIAPLRVSRAEMRLRWEGDGADPDAPVRSELRFFVGGGAWTVLGALAVSAALFAPLLAWPVLGGGALVPLRANIAQLWQDAAWGARPLGLDAVGPADPFSALVALIGTLSPGDPSRAFVVLWVLALPLAVLGAWFAATRVTESSLLRITAALAWALAPTFLASLVEGRPAGVLLHLLLPWLFYAASVAHRSWAPAGAASVLLVGVLACAPSLAPAVVVLWSAALVVVALVAGRGVARVVWLLVPSIVVFVPLVWTQVRTGNVWGLLADPGVPYAGAEVPSDPLGRALLAVGFPTSDPGGWASLTGGPVWWVGLLVAPLAVLAVLSVLTPRWVTGSALIVVTAAGLATAFAAVGVAVSFDHAVAVPLWPGAGLSLAWVGVVGAAVVALDAGIVPRVSALRPIGALVVLAALLVAVAPALTAQTGNGDSGRSVVTNGPVSTLPAFVAAEGRGSTDVGTIVLDPRADGLRVDVVWGGSATLSGQSTVQSTRTTPGPGDVELAALAADLVSPSADDVVSRLAARGIGFVLLESAPAGEDDVIRGARLGAATSLDQRDLLDPVGATSRGDLWRVNAPLQPRAEMDAHQVALQRLVTFGSIGVLLVALLLAVPTAASRRVARRTPRIVGPTPGGSR; this comes from the coding sequence ATGCCCGCTCGTGTACACGCCATCCTCGTCGTCCGCCCCGAAGGACGCACTCCCGCCGCGAACCATCTGCAGCGGACGCTCGCCGCGCTCGCCGCGCAGACGCGTCCCGTCGACGCCCTCACCATCGTGCTGTGCGGCGCCGATCCGGCACTGACCCAGCTCGCCGCCACCTCGGGCGCCGAGGGCGTGATCACCGCCCCCGCGGGAACCTCCTTCGCCGCCGCGACCGCACTCGCGACCCCACGCCTCACCGGCGACGCGGTGTGGCTGCTCGCGCAGGACACCGCGCCCGACCCCGACGCCCTCGTACGACTGGCCGGTGCCCTCGAGCTGTCGCCCTCGCTCGTGGTCGCCGCCCCCAAGCTCGTGGCGTGGGACGAGCGCGACATGATCCTGTCGCTCGGCGTCAGCATGAACCACTACGGCAGCACCGTCGAGCTCGCCGCGGGCGAACTCGACCAGGGCCAGCACGACGGCGACGCCGACGTACTCGGTACCGACGTGCGCGGCGTGCTCGTCCGACGCGACGCGTGGACCTCGCTCGGGGGCCTGGATCCCGCCCTGGGCGGCGCCGACGAGGGGCTCGACCTGGGCGTGCGCGCCCGCCTCGCCGGCACCCTCGTCTCGGTCGTGCCCGCGGCCCGCGTCGCGGTCGCCGGTGACGGTGTCGCGGCGATGGCCCGCGGCCGTCGACGGGCCCGACGACGCGCCTTCGCCACGCGCACCGCGCAGTTGCACCGTCGTCTCGCCTACGCGCCGGCGCCCGCCGTGCCCCTGCACTGGTTGTCGTTCCTGCCGCTGGCGCTCTGGCGCACCGTGCTGCACCTCGTGACGAAGATGCCCTACCGGGTCCTTCCCGAGTGGGGCGCGACCCTGCTGGTCATGGCCCGGGTGGCCGCGGTCGCCCGCGCCCGCCGCCGCATCCGCGCGGTCCGCACGGTGGGGTGGTCGCGCATCGCCCCCCTGCGGGTCTCCCGCGCAGAGATGCGGCTGCGATGGGAGGGCGACGGGGCCGACCCCGACGCCCCCGTGCGCTCGGAGCTGCGCTTCTTCGTCGGCGGCGGCGCGTGGACGGTCCTCGGCGCCCTCGCGGTGTCGGCGGCGCTGTTCGCCCCCCTCCTCGCCTGGCCGGTGCTCGGTGGGGGCGCCCTCGTGCCGCTGCGGGCCAACATCGCCCAGCTCTGGCAGGACGCCGCCTGGGGAGCGCGCCCCTTGGGCCTGGATGCCGTGGGCCCCGCCGATCCGTTCTCGGCCCTCGTCGCGCTGATCGGCACCCTGTCGCCCGGCGACCCCTCGCGGGCCTTCGTGGTGCTGTGGGTGCTGGCCCTGCCGCTCGCCGTGCTCGGCGCGTGGTTCGCCGCCACGCGCGTGACCGAGTCGTCGCTGCTGCGCATCACGGCCGCCCTCGCCTGGGCGCTCGCCCCGACGTTCCTCGCCTCGCTCGTCGAGGGTCGCCCGGCGGGGGTGCTGCTGCACCTGCTGCTGCCGTGGCTGTTCTACGCCGCGAGCGTCGCCCACCGTTCGTGGGCGCCCGCCGGTGCGGCATCCGTTCTGCTGGTGGGCGTGCTCGCGTGCGCCCCCTCGCTCGCTCCGGCCGTGGTCGTGCTCTGGTCGGCGGCCCTGGTCGTCGTGGCCCTCGTCGCCGGTCGCGGCGTGGCGCGCGTGGTCTGGCTGCTGGTGCCCTCGATCGTCGTGTTCGTGCCGCTGGTGTGGACGCAGGTGCGCACGGGCAATGTCTGGGGCCTGCTCGCCGACCCCGGCGTGCCCTACGCCGGCGCCGAGGTCCCGTCCGATCCCCTCGGGCGGGCGCTCCTGGCCGTCGGCTTCCCCACCTCCGACCCCGGCGGGTGGGCGTCGCTCACCGGCGGTCCCGTCTGGTGGGTGGGTCTTCTCGTGGCCCCCTTGGCCGTCCTCGCCGTGCTGTCGGTGCTCACCCCGCGGTGGGTCACCGGCTCTGCTCTCATCGTCGTCACCGCCGCCGGGCTGGCCACCGCCTTCGCCGCCGTAGGCGTGGCCGTCTCGTTCGATCACGCCGTCGCGGTGCCGCTCTGGCCCGGCGCCGGCCTGAGCCTGGCGTGGGTGGGGGTGGTCGGTGCGGCGGTCGTTGCGCTCGACGCCGGCATCGTGCCGCGCGTCTCGGCGCTGCGCCCGATCGGCGCCCTCGTGGTGCTCGCCGCCCTGCTCGTCGCCGTCGCGCCCGCACTGACGGCGCAGACGGGTAACGGCGACTCCGGGCGCTCGGTCGTCACCAACGGTCCCGTCTCGACCCTGCCGGCCTTCGTCGCCGCCGAGGGGCGCGGGTCCACTGACGTCGGGACGATCGTGCTCGACCCGCGCGCCGACGGGCTGCGGGTCGACGTCGTCTGGGGCGGAAGCGCGACGCTGTCGGGGCAGAGCACCGTGCAGTCCACGCGCACGACCCCCGGTCCGGGCGACGTCGAGCTCGCCGCCCTCGCGGCGGATCTCGTGTCGCCCTCGGCCGACGACGTCGTCTCGCGCCTGGCCGCGCGCGGCATCGGCTTCGTGCTGCTGGAATCCGCCCCCGCGGGGGAGGACGACGTCATCCGCGGGGCGCGCCTGGGGGCTGCCACCTCGCTCGACCAGCGCGATCTGCTCGACCCGGTCGGGGCGACCTCCCGGGGCGACCTGTGGCGCGTCAACGCCCCGCTGCAGCCGCGCGCCGAGATGGACGCCCACCAGGTCGCCCTGCAACGGCTGGTGACGTTCGGATCGATCGGCGTGCTGCTGGTCGCCCTGCTGCTCGCCGTTCCCACCGCCGCGTCGCGCCGCGTCGCGCGCCGCACGCCGCGCATCGTCGGCCCGACGCCGGGAGGATCCCGATGA
- a CDS encoding WhiB family transcriptional regulator, translating into MATSQYRSGVPDNWFVDPVDLGVPGVRRDIDSTEENTLSWQTDALCSQTDPEAFFPEKGGSTRDAKRICTSCDVKSECLEYALQNDERFGIWGGLSERERRKLKRRA; encoded by the coding sequence ATGGCGACATCGCAGTACCGGTCCGGTGTCCCGGACAACTGGTTCGTCGATCCGGTCGATCTCGGTGTTCCCGGAGTCCGTCGTGACATCGACTCCACCGAAGAGAACACCCTCTCGTGGCAGACCGATGCGCTGTGCTCGCAGACCGACCCCGAGGCGTTCTTCCCCGAGAAGGGCGGCTCGACGCGAGACGCCAAGCGCATCTGCACCTCGTGCGACGTGAAGTCCGAGTGCCTCGAATACGCGCTGCAGAACGACGAGCGCTTCGGCATCTGGGGCGGTCTCAGCGAGCGCGAGCGCCGCAAACTCAAGCGCCGCGCCTGA
- the manA gene encoding mannose-6-phosphate isomerase, class I: MLVAISNTPRDYAWGSPTLIADLEGREPTGAPEAEVWFGDHPGSPAEVHDGSDRTLDAWLPAEAAAHGVPAKLPYLLKLLAAGAPLSIQVHPSKDQAVEGFAREEAAGVPRDAGSRNYKDDNHKPEVIVALSDTFTALAGLRDIARTRALVAALGDAPAVTALRERLAADDASAALRSTIGWLLGDADAAEIAEIVDAAAAAHSGEFAAELALAGSLHSAYPADPGIVVALLMNLVELRRGEAIFVPAGVLHAYVAGLGVEIMAASDNVLRGGLTPKHIDVAELLSLVDFRPAEPPFLSPTVADGVEVFAPGIADFALGHLLPGAAAELELRGVAIALGVSGETVLTGAAGGTVTLTAGQAALITPDESPVSTDGGGEVFVAMPGA; this comes from the coding sequence GTGCTTGTTGCGATCTCGAACACGCCCCGCGACTACGCCTGGGGCAGCCCGACGCTCATCGCCGACCTCGAGGGCCGCGAGCCCACCGGCGCCCCCGAGGCCGAGGTGTGGTTCGGCGACCACCCCGGCTCGCCCGCCGAGGTGCACGACGGCTCCGACCGCACGCTCGACGCCTGGCTCCCGGCCGAGGCCGCGGCGCACGGTGTCCCGGCGAAACTCCCGTACCTGCTCAAGCTGCTCGCCGCCGGCGCGCCCCTGTCGATCCAGGTGCACCCCTCGAAGGATCAGGCCGTCGAGGGCTTCGCCCGCGAAGAGGCCGCCGGTGTTCCCCGCGACGCGGGGTCGCGCAACTACAAGGACGACAACCACAAGCCCGAGGTCATCGTCGCCCTCAGCGACACGTTCACCGCTCTGGCGGGCCTGCGCGACATCGCGCGCACCCGGGCCCTGGTCGCCGCCCTCGGCGACGCGCCCGCGGTCACGGCGCTGCGCGAGCGCCTGGCCGCCGACGACGCGAGCGCGGCCCTGCGCTCGACGATCGGCTGGCTGCTGGGAGACGCCGATGCGGCGGAGATCGCCGAGATCGTCGACGCCGCGGCCGCGGCCCACTCCGGCGAGTTCGCCGCGGAGCTGGCGTTGGCGGGCTCGCTCCACTCGGCGTACCCGGCCGACCCGGGCATCGTGGTGGCGCTGCTGATGAACCTCGTCGAACTGCGCCGCGGCGAGGCGATCTTCGTGCCCGCCGGCGTGCTGCACGCGTACGTCGCGGGTCTCGGCGTCGAGATCATGGCTGCCAGCGACAACGTGCTGCGCGGAGGGCTGACCCCCAAGCACATCGACGTCGCGGAGTTGCTCTCGCTCGTCGACTTCCGTCCCGCCGAGCCGCCGTTCCTGTCCCCGACCGTCGCGGACGGTGTCGAGGTGTTCGCCCCGGGGATCGCGGACTTCGCCCTCGGACACCTCCTGCCCGGCGCCGCGGCGGAGCTGGAGCTGCGCGGGGTGGCGATCGCCCTGGGCGTCTCGGGTGAGACGGTGCTCACCGGTGCCGCCGGCGGCACGGTGACCCTGACGGCGGGTCAGGCGGCGCTCATCACGCCCGACGAGTCGCCGGTCTCGACCGACGGCGGCGGCGAGGTCTTCGTCGCGATGCCCGGCGCCTGA